A part of Spodoptera frugiperda isolate SF20-4 chromosome 25, AGI-APGP_CSIRO_Sfru_2.0, whole genome shotgun sequence genomic DNA contains:
- the LOC118263713 gene encoding amyloid-beta precursor protein-like isoform X2, which yields MNACKTFLYGHCELQFNAFQSLRDCTDTCDVIGHQFLGEDEQAKISDDTICRLQYDFGSCNNYYPMWYFDVTERTCKSFSYSGCGGNNNRFATTGMCNTRCQTAVGDYKRTKTDKKKRF from the exons ATGAATGCTTGCAAGACATTCCTGTATGGCCATTGTGAATTGCAATTCAATGCTTTTCAGTCGCTTCGAGACTGTACCGATACATGTGACG TGATTGGACACCAGTTTCTCGGTGAGGATGAGCAGGCGAAAATTTCTGATGACACAATATGTCGCTTGCAATATGACTTTGGATCTTGCAACAATTACTATCCAAT GTGGTACTTCGATGTGACTGAGCGTACTTGCAAGAGCTTCTCATACAGTGGCTGCGGAGGCAACAATAACAGATTTGCAACAACCGGCATGTGCAACACTAGATGTCAAACCGCGGTTGGCGAttataaaagaacaaaaacCGACAAGAAAAAACGCTTCTAG
- the LOC118263713 gene encoding thrombin inhibitor hemalin-like isoform X1, with the protein MFLKSIFIYIRILFICFDLPILRAQLEGSHELYKVDWHIRCKLQPNGFDCTKNESMSYRFYYDLKMNACKTFLYGHCELQFNAFQSLRDCTDTCDVIGHQFLGEDEQAKISDDTICRLQYDFGSCNNYYPMWYFDVTERTCKSFSYSGCGGNNNRFATTGMCNTRCQTAVGDYKRTKTDKKKRF; encoded by the exons atgtttttaaaatcgatttttatttatatccgAATTCTTTTTATTTGCTTCGATTTACCGATACTTCGCGCTCAATTAGAGGGGTCAC ATGAACTATACAAAGTCGATTGGCATATTCGCTGTAAACTTCAGCCAAATGGTTTCGACTGTACTAAGAATGAATCAATGTCCTACAG gTTTTATTACGATTTGAAAATGAATGCTTGCAAGACATTCCTGTATGGCCATTGTGAATTGCAATTCAATGCTTTTCAGTCGCTTCGAGACTGTACCGATACATGTGACG TGATTGGACACCAGTTTCTCGGTGAGGATGAGCAGGCGAAAATTTCTGATGACACAATATGTCGCTTGCAATATGACTTTGGATCTTGCAACAATTACTATCCAAT GTGGTACTTCGATGTGACTGAGCGTACTTGCAAGAGCTTCTCATACAGTGGCTGCGGAGGCAACAATAACAGATTTGCAACAACCGGCATGTGCAACACTAGATGTCAAACCGCGGTTGGCGAttataaaagaacaaaaacCGACAAGAAAAAACGCTTCTAG